In Conger conger chromosome 9, fConCon1.1, whole genome shotgun sequence, the genomic stretch AGAACATTGCTCACAGAATCTGTCaattcacacacagctacaacATGCTCCTGCCACCATGGAAGTCTCTGGAAACACACTGCCCTCTTTTGGGCCTTCATATTTCACAGAGTTTGATAAGATGGGTGAGAAGTCGTCTGCTTGCAGTGAGGAGCTCAGATCAGaggccattcacacacagcagggtcagtACGGAGAGAGACTTGTgcacacagtggagagagagaatcagacaTTACTgccccagcagcagcaacatggaCCCTCAGTAAAACACATGAGAGGCGGTGAgagcccagcccagccacacTCAGGCTCTCAGTATGAGACCAGCTCTACTCTGAGTACCAGGGTTTTCAACACTGGGAAGACAGGAAAGACTCTAACGAGGTCTggtatgagagagagactgttaaGTTGTACACATTGTGGAAAGAGTTTTCAACACTGTAGTCAACTTGAAATACACCAGAGGATTCACACGGGGCAGAAACCATACAGCTGTACTCATTGTGGAAAGCGATTTAGTCAGCGGTCTAATCTTATGACACATCAGCGAATTCACACTGGGGAGAAACCGTTCTCTTGCGCACATTGCGGGATGCGTTTTGTCCAGCGGTCTTGTCTCAAAACGCACCAGCGAATACATACAGGAGAGAAACCATTCATTTGCAGccagtgtgggaagagattTACTCGGAGAGCTACCCTTCAAGCACACCACAAAAGCCATGCAGGAGAGAGACCGTGTCACTGCACCCAGTGCGGGAAGACTTTCAAGGGCCATCGTAATCTTGTTGTACACCAGAGAATTCACACTGGCGTGAAACCATacagctaaataacagtaaCTAATGttggaatacttttttttattgaaagggCCTTTCCAACTCATCAGATTTCTCTGatttaaacagtttttattACTAAACTGTGGATTAGCAAGATATTACAGTTAGAAGGACAGTTCGCTCACAAAATTCATGAATGTCAGTGTTTCCCATCATGTAGCTTTAataaaaggatttttttttttttaagtgtagtTTTGGCTTATTTTATTTGAGCTGAACATTGGCACACCCCCACCAAGAAGAAATAAGGCTCCAGAGGCAGAAACCAGTCTAACCCTGTCATACTTTCTATTCTGCTGCTATACTGTAATTTTGACACACATTGGAATgcacaataaaaatgtgtgttatgtatgaTGTAGCAACCATAGATTTTGGGGGAACATTGGAGGTGTTGTAGCTTTCCACTAGTTCCTACAAGTGTGCTTGTCCTACACAAAGACCAATGCTGCATTTTATCACTGGGTTGACCAAGGACACAGGCTGGTCCTACAGGAGCAACAGCTAAATAGTACTGCTGATTTTTCCTGGAAATTATATCTTGGTCTCCCAAGATAACTGGGgaattttaatgacattttccaGGAAATATTTTCAGTAGGCCTCATATTTATTAATGtcaatatttattcatattcaccATCAGACATTGCCATTGGCATCGTTGATTCCATAGCATTTCATGCCTTAACATAAATCGTATGCCCATCGCTGTCAGCCATGGGCTCACAAATTGTATTTGCGATTTTTACTTGGTAGTTACGGTAATTTTGACGTCATCAACCTGCGGAAATAAATACTCTTCGCCGAAAACAGACGCTTGTGCCTGTGGCTCTTGATTTTATAATTCCATCCTTCATCTCCGTAACGACGAATAAATACATGCTGTTTTATTAAGGCATAAGAAAAGGTGGGGTAAAATCGTTTGGTAAAATGACGAATTGTGCTCATTTTCAGACACAGATAAccaccattatggaaataatgaCAAAGTCAGCGATAGCAGAAATTGGTAAACTTTTTGACGACAGTTGCTCAGTTTTATGTTTGAAAATAGCGAGGAGTTTGAATGAGAATGAAGCGCTGAAAAAGTTGTTGCAGCAGGACCTGAGGATGGAGCCACGACAAAAAGAGGAAATGTCAGGACCGCGTGAGAAGCCTGTCAACACTCGATCGGTTGGAGTTCAGGTTTTCGGTGAATACGACGATTTATTGTTGTGTAATGTTATctgtgttgatttaaaaaaatatatattgacaTGCAGAAAACAGTAGCTATGCGGTTTCTTTACTTTCGAATGATGTCTGTCTGGGTGATTCCAAACTTGGTGAATGAAGTGCTGTTTTACTCATgattaatgcacatatttatatCGCATATAAATCTTTTTATACATCCAATCATCCTGTCATGCAGTGGAAGAGCagcacagaaagagagactttGGTCAGGAGTGCAGCTTCAGACTGAGAAGAGATGGAGAACCTGCAGGTGTGAAAGAGGTAGACACACCTTTACAGTTTCTCACGAGGAACCAGATATCACGCAAAGCAAACTGTTATGATTGTGTAAAGTTTTTTTCCCGAAgctgttttatacatttcattttctagATCACAATGTGACACACCAGCCATGTGATGTTAGAATTAACATTTGTGCATTATCAGGGTCGGGTTCATTATGTCCTCCTCTAGTTTCTCAGTCTGCACACCTAAATACTATAAATACTgctaaatgttattttatttaatagacATTCCATTCTCACCAACTGCTGGGTTACTCTGTTACAGTGTGCAAATATGGAGGTCAGGACTGGACCAGTTCTTATCAAGCAGGAGAGACTGGAAGAGGACTTGTGTTACAGTGACCCACATCCCACGTCTATAGAAGAGGAACAGAGGACACAGCCCACACCTGTAGGAGACAGGAAGAaatcagacacagagcccacaccTGTAGGAGACCCAGAGGAGCTGAGTGAGCAGCACAGGTGTGGACACGGTGATGAGGAGCTCAGTGGACTGGAGTTTGTGGTGAAGGCAGAGCAAGAGGAAGAGCATGTAGCCCGACTCAATCAGACAGGATGTGAACCCACAATCCTCAACAATCTGGGCTCTGAGTATGTAATGTATGAGAGAGACCGTCAGTTTTGGACTTCCTTGACGCAAGAGGACAGTGACATAGAGACTGATGATCCAGTTTGTTCTAACACTACAGAACATTTCTCACAGGGTCTGTCaattcacacacagctacaacATGCTCCTGCCACCATGGAAGTCTCTGGAAACACACTGCCCTCTTTTGGGGCTTCATATGTTGAGTTTGATCAGATGGGTGAGAAGCCGTCTGCTTGCAGTGAGGAGCTCAGATCAGaggccattcacacacagcagggtcagtacagagagagacttgtgcacacagtggagagagagaatcagacaTTACTgccccagcagcagcaacatggaccctcagtaaaacacatgagaggcagtgagagtccagcacagccacactcagGCTCTCAGTATGAGACCAACTCTACTCTTAATACCAGGGTTTTCATTTCAGGGAAGATGGGCAAGACTAATGGACAAGCTCACTTTGTAAAGAAACTGTTCATTTGCACGTATTGTGGGAAAGG encodes the following:
- the LOC133136972 gene encoding zinc finger protein 850-like isoform X2, producing MEPRQKEEMSGPREKPVNTRSVGVQVFVEEQHRKRDFGQECSFRLRRDGEPAGVKECANMEVRTGPVLIKQERLEEDLCYSDPHPTSIEEEQRTQPTPVGDRKKSDTEPTPVGDPEELSEQHRCGHGDEELSGLEFVVKAEQEEEHVARLNQTGCEPTILNNLGSEYVMYERDRQFWTSLTQEDSDIETDDPVCSNTTEHFSQGLSIHTQLQHAPATMEVSGNTLPSFGASYVEFDQMGEKPSACSEELRSEAIHTQQGQYRERLVHTVERENQTLLPQQQQHGPSVKHMRGSESPAQPHSGSQYETNSTLNTRVFISGKMGKTNGQAHFVKKLFICTYCGKGFDRCGLLFRHQRIHTGEKPYSCTQCGKCFSQKGNLVKHERVHSGYKPFGCTQCEKSFAHAANLRAHQRIHTGEKPYHCNQCGKSFAQKTTLVVHERIHTRANPYNCN
- the LOC133136972 gene encoding zinc finger protein 850-like isoform X3 — translated: MENLQCANMEVRTGPVLIKQERLEEDLCYSDPHPTSIEEEQRTQPTPVGDRKKSDTEPTPVGDPEELSEQHRCGHGDEELSGLEFVVKAEQEEEHVARLNQTGCEPTILNNLGSEYVMYERDRQFWTSLTQEDSDIETDDPVCSNTTEHFSQGLSIHTQLQHAPATMEVSGNTLPSFGASYVEFDQMGEKPSACSEELRSEAIHTQQGQYRERLVHTVERENQTLLPQQQQHGPSVKHMRGSESPAQPHSGSQYETNSTLNTRVFISGKMGKTNGQAHFVKKLFICTYCGKGFDRCGLLFRHQRIHTGEKPYSCTQCGKCFSQKGNLVKHERVHSGYKPFGCTQCEKSFAHAANLRAHQRIHTGEKPYHCNQCGKSFAQKTTLVVHERIHTRANPYNCN
- the LOC133136972 gene encoding zinc finger protein 850-like isoform X1, with the translated sequence MTNCAHFQTQITTIMEIMTKSAIAEIGKLFDDSCSVLCLKIARSLNENEALKKLLQQDLRMEPRQKEEMSGPREKPVNTRSVGVQVFVEEQHRKRDFGQECSFRLRRDGEPAGVKECANMEVRTGPVLIKQERLEEDLCYSDPHPTSIEEEQRTQPTPVGDRKKSDTEPTPVGDPEELSEQHRCGHGDEELSGLEFVVKAEQEEEHVARLNQTGCEPTILNNLGSEYVMYERDRQFWTSLTQEDSDIETDDPVCSNTTEHFSQGLSIHTQLQHAPATMEVSGNTLPSFGASYVEFDQMGEKPSACSEELRSEAIHTQQGQYRERLVHTVERENQTLLPQQQQHGPSVKHMRGSESPAQPHSGSQYETNSTLNTRVFISGKMGKTNGQAHFVKKLFICTYCGKGFDRCGLLFRHQRIHTGEKPYSCTQCGKCFSQKGNLVKHERVHSGYKPFGCTQCEKSFAHAANLRAHQRIHTGEKPYHCNQCGKSFAQKTTLVVHERIHTRANPYNCN